A stretch of DNA from Natrinema salaciae:
CGTCTCGATGCCGTGGCGGTCGTAGAACTCCTCGGGCGTCTCCTCGAGGCGCTCGAACGTCGCGTCGAAGTAGTGTTCGTAGTGGCGAACCACCTGTTCGACGACCCAGCGGCTGAACGCCTCGTCGAATCGCCACTCGCCCTCGATCTCCGGGATCTCGAACCGGTCGTCCGTCGAGAACGCCGCATACACGTGGAAGAAGCCGAGAATTACGTCGGCGAAGTCTCGGGCCTTCTCCGAGCCGCTCTCGCGGCGCTCCTCGAGTTCCGCCTGCCCCGCCGCCGTGAGCTCGAAGTACTTCCGATCGGGCTCGTCCTCGCGGTCGATGCGTTCGGCCCACCCTTTCTCTTCGAACTTGTAGAGGATCGGGTACACCGAGCCGTAGGACGGTTCCCAGTGACCGCCGCTGATCTCCCGGATCTCCTTCAAGATCTCGTACCCGTATCGGGGTTTCTCCTCGAGGAGCTCGAGCACGAG
This window harbors:
- a CDS encoding PadR family transcriptional regulator, with translation MRKSGPPKGLIAYLVLELLEEKPRYGYEILKEIREISGGHWEPSYGSVYPILYKFEEKGWAERIDREDEPDRKYFELTAAGQAELEERRESGSEKARDFADVILGFFHVYAAFSTDDRFEIPEIEGEWRFDEAFSRWVVEQVVRHYEHYFDATFERLEETPEEFYDRHGIETEE